The Aspergillus chevalieri M1 DNA, chromosome 5, nearly complete sequence genome includes a region encoding these proteins:
- a CDS encoding putative BYS1 domain protein (COG:S;~EggNog:ENOG410PR63;~InterPro:IPR006771;~PFAM:PF04681;~SECRETED:SignalP(1-19)) has translation MHLLKSLTPFALLATTASAVGNAIVTNNCKDPIYLWSVGSSVSPKHTIPSGANYTEPFRHDDTSGGIALKITRTDNGLYDGSAQLTYSYSLDGEQVWYDLSSVFGDAFAGDAVVVKPESEGCGSICWAEGSTPGGSQVKVCDAEGDVGLVVCAEGC, from the coding sequence ATGCACCTTCTCAAAAGCCTCACCCCCTTCGCCCTCCTAGCAACCACCGCCTCCGCCGTCGGCAACGCCATCGTCACAAACAACTGCAAAGACCCCATCTACCTCTGGTCCGTCGGCTCCTCCGTCTCCCCGAAACACACAATCCCCTCCGGTGCCAACTACACCGAGCCCTTCCGCCACGACGACACCTCCGGCGGCATCGCGCTGAAGATCACGCGTACGGACAACGGGCTATACGATGGGAGTGCGCAGTTGACGTACTCGTACAGTTTGGATGGGGAGCAGGTGTGGTATGATTTGTCGAGTGTGTTTGGGGATGCGTTTGCAGGGGAtgctgttgttgtgaagCCGGAGAGTGAGGGCTGTGGGAGTATTTGTTGGGCTGAGGGGAGTACGCCTGGGGGTAGTCAGGTGAAGGTTTGTGATGCGGAGGGGGATGTTGGGTTGGTTGTTTGTGCGGAGGGGTGCTAA
- the hdaA gene encoding histone deacetylase hdaA (BUSCO:EOG09263E5F;~COG:B;~EggNog:ENOG410PHNX;~InterPro:IPR017321,IPR037138,IPR023696,IPR023801, IPR000286,IPR019154;~PFAM:PF00850), producing MAMEDDEDIVMRDASSHPMALPHQLATASASRQSLPPHLNGSADPSLAPSILAQGMRIPLTPRPGSVPATGTSAMGPVPVAGPGLGHPAEAPGFREESPMEANSDWSDEEAAAHVGIPLAGLSSGLCYDVQMRYHCEVRPTADVHPEDPRRIYYIYKELCRAGLVDDPESSRPLVSRPLKRINARNATEEEVSLVHTPDHFAFVESTKDMSDDELIALEHTRDSIYFNKLTFASSLLSVGGAIETCLAVATRKVKNAIAVIRPPGHHAEHDKTMGFCLFNNVSVAARVCQKQLGDSCRKIMILDWDVHHGNGIQKAFYDDPNVLYISLHVYQDGRFYPGGDEGDLDHCGTGAGVGRNVNIPWPSQGMGDGDYMYAFQQVVMPIAHEFNPDLVIIASGFDAAVGDELGGCFVTPSCYAHMTHMLMGLANGKVSVCLEGGYNFRSISKSALAVTKTLMGEPPDRLLSTSPSDLAASTVRHVMMAQSRYWRCMYPKEPQELSLWTDRLHDIIRQYQSKQLYDNFKLTPLYIYRTAISKSFENQVLASSNYNKQTPLLVIFHDPPEIMGLPHPTTNKLEAHNCWLADVVKEYVGWAIGKGYAVIDVNVPKHVTNEPVTGKYEDEDESRPTATEELAGYLWDNYIEPNEATEIFFIGMGNAFYGVANLLINRETLYQRVNGVVSFVAENPVRAIASHTQVWLSRWYKDVCPPVILSPTRSPSSDSPQLTKQNSLVFVSHTHGVWNNVETRRKPSKRYGHLIQSPTSGLSEMLMHHREDVFKWIEDRADEEESEEEEEEEEEEEQEQEQEQRRKSQSQSQGGSKSRSPVKRVAAGE from the exons ATGGCCATGGAAGACGATGAGGACATCGTCATGCGGGACGCCAGCTCCCACCCAATGGCACTACCTCATCAACTGGCTACGGCTAGCGCGAGCAGACAATCTCTGCCTCCGCATCTGAACGGGAGTGCGGATCCTTCACTTGCGCCGTCGATACTGGCGCAGGGGATGAGGATCCCGCTAACACCGCGGCCGGGCAGTGTGCCGGCGACGGGAACGTCTGCGATGGGGCCTGTGCCGGTTGCTGGCCCTGGGCTTGGTCATCCGGCTGAGGCGCCTGGTTTTAGGGAGGAGAGCCCTATGGAAGCAAACTCTGACTGGTCGGACGAAGAGGCTGCGGCTCATGTTGGCATTCCGCTTGCTGGTCTATCTTCGGGGCTGTGCTATGATGTGCAGATGCGGTATCATTGTGAAGTGCGGCCGACGGCGGACGTGCATCCGGAGGATCCGCGGAGAATCTATTATATCTACAAGGAGCTATGTCGAGCTGGACTTGTTGATGATCCGGAGTCGTCGAGGCCGCTTGTTTCGAGGCCACTGAAGAGGATTAATGCGCGCAATGCTACCGAGGAGGAGGTTTCGCTTGTTCATACGCCGGATCATTTTGCGTTTGTGGAGAGCACTAAGG ATATGTCTGACGATGAACTTATTGCATTGGAGCATACGCGTGATTCAATCTATTTCAACAAGCTTACCTTTGCTTCGTCACTTCTGTCCGTGGGAGGTGCAATTGAGACATGTCTTGCCGTTGCTACTCGCAAGGTGAAGAACGCAATCGCTGTCATCCGGCCACCCGGGCACCATGCAGAACATGACAAGACCATGGGATTCTGTCTGTTTAACAACGTCTCGGTCGCTGCGCGAGTTTGTCAGAAACAGTTGGGAGATAGTTGTCGGAAGATCATGATTCTGGATTG GGATGTCCATCATG GAAACGGTATACAAAAAGCGTTCTACGACGACCCCAATGTCCTCTATATCTCTCTACACGTTTATCAAGATGGGAGATTCTACCCCGGAGGCGACGAAGGTGATTTGGATCACTGCGGTACTGGAGCTGGTGTTGGGAG AAACGTCAACATTCCATGGCCAAGCCAGGGTATGGGCGATGGCGACTACATGTATGCTTTTCAGCAAGTCGTTATGCCTATTGCACATGAGTTTAATCCCGATTTGGTCATCA TTGCTTCTGGTTTCGACGCAGCTGTTGGTGACGAGCTTGGTGGTTGCTTCGTAACACCATCTTGCTACGCCCACATGACGCATATGCTCATGGGTCTTGCTAATGGCAAAGTTTCTGTCTGTTTAGAG GGTGGTTACAACTTCCGATCCATCTCTAAATCTGCACTCGCAGTCACGAAAACGCTCATGGGCGAGCCGCCCGACCGTCTTCTCTCAACATCGCCGTCGGACCTTGCTGCAAGCACTGTCCGGCACGTTATGATGGCACAGTCCCGTTACTGGCGGTGCATGTATCCGAAGGAACCACAGGAATTGAGTCTCTGGACTGATAGGCTACATG ACATAATTCGCCAGTACCAGTCGAAGCAGCTGTATGATAACTTCAAACTCACGCCGCTGTACATTTACCGGACGGCTATTTCGAAGTCGTTTGAGAATCAGGTTTTGGCAAG CTCGAATTATAACAAACAAACACCGCTTCTAGTCATTTTCCATGACCC ACCTGAAATAATGGGCCTCCCCCATCCAACAACCAACAAACTGGAAGCCCACAACTGCTGGCTT GCTGATGTTGTCAAGGAGTATGTCGGGTGGGCCATTGGAAAGGGCTATGCTGTGATTGACGTGAATGTTCCAAAACATGTCACTAATGAACCT GTAACTGGCAAAtacgaagacgaggatgaaaGCCGGCCTACCGCGACGGAGGAATTGGCGGGGTACTTGTGGGATAATTATATCGA ACCCAACGAAGCGACCgagatcttcttcatcggcaTGGGCAATGCCTTTTACGGTGTCGCGAACTTGTTGATCAACCGAG AAACCCTCTACCAACGCGTGAATGGAGTAGTCTCCTTTGTCGCCGAGAACCCTGTCCGCGCGATAGCTTCGCATACACAAGTCTGGCTCTCGCGATGGTATAAAGATGTATGTCCCCCAGTCATTCTCTCCCCGACTCGTTCCCCATCCAGTGACTCTCCTCAGCTAACAAAGCAGAACTCTCTTGTTTTTGTGTCTCACACCCACGGCGTCTGGAACAACGTCGAGACGCGCCGCAAGCCATCAAAACGCTACGGCCACCTTATCCAGTCACCGACATCGGGACTCAGCGAGATGCTTATGCATCATCGGGAGGATGTGTTCAAGTGGATTGAGGATCGAGcggatgaagaggagagtgaggaggaggaggaagaagaagaagaagaggaacagGAACAGGAACAAGAGCAAAGGAGGAAGAGTCAGAGTCAGAGTCAGGGTGGGAGTAAGAGTCGGTCGCCGGTGAAGAGGGTGGCGGCAGGTGAGTAG
- the gpdA gene encoding glyceraldehyde 3-phosphate dehydrogenase GpdA (COG:G;~EggNog:ENOG410PF9K;~InterPro:IPR006424,IPR036291,IPR020831,IPR020830, IPR020828,IPR020829;~PFAM:PF02800,PF00044;~go_function: GO:0016620 - oxidoreductase activity, acting on the aldehyde or oxo group of donors, NAD or NADP as acceptor [Evidence IEA];~go_function: GO:0050661 - NADP binding [Evidence IEA];~go_function: GO:0051287 - NAD binding [Evidence IEA];~go_process: GO:0006006 - glucose metabolic process [Evidence IEA];~go_process: GO:0055114 - oxidation-reduction process [Evidence IEA]), with protein MAPKVGINGFGRIGRIVFRNAINRDDVEVVAVNDPFIETTYAAYMLKYDSTHGQFKGTVEVDAQGLIVNGKKIRFFAEKDPAAIPWAETGASYIVESTGVFTTTEKASAHLKGGAKKVVISAPSADAPMFVMGVNNTEYKQDVNVLSNASCTTNCLAPLAKVINDKFGIVEGLMTTVHSYTATQKVVDAPSAKDWRGGRTAAQNIIPSSTGAAKAVGKVIPTLNGKLTGMAMRVPTPNVSVVDLTCRIEKGASYEEIKQAVKDASNGELKGILSFTEDDIVSSDLNGDDHSSIFDAKAGIALNPNFIKLVSWYDNEWGYSRRVVDLISYISKVDGQ; from the exons ATGGCCCCTAAG GTTGGTATCAACGGCTTCGGTCGTATTGGACGTATTGTCTTCCGTAACGCCATCAACCGTGATGACGTCGAGGTTGTTGCCGTCAACGACCCCTTCATCGAGACCACCTACGCT GCCTACATGCTCAAGTATGACAGCACCCACGGTCAGTTCAAGGGTACCGTCGAGGTCGACGCCCAGGGCCTCATCGTCAACGGCAAGAAGATCCGCTTCTTTGCTGAGAAGGACCCCGCCGCCATCCCCTGGGCTGAGACCGGTGCCTCCTACATCGTCGAGTCCACCGGTGTCTTCACCACCACCGAGAAGGCCTCTGCCCACTTGAAGGGTGGTGCCAAGAAGGTTGTCATCTCCGCTCCCTCCGCTGACGCCCCCATGTTTGTCATGGGTGTCAACAACACCGAGTACAAGCAGGACGTCAACGTCCTCTCCAACGCCTCCTGCACCACCAACTGCCTGGCTCCCCTTGCCAAGGTCATCAACGACAAGTTCGGTATTGTCGAGGGTCTCATGACCACCGTCCACTCCTACACCGCTACCCAGAAGGTCGTCGACGCTCCCTCCGCCAAGGACTGGCGTGGTGGCCGTACTGCGGCCCAGAACATcatcccctcctccaccggTGCCGCCAAGGCCGTCGGCAAGGTCATCCCTACCCTCAACGGCAAGCTCACCGGTATGGCCATGCGTGTGCCTACCCCCAACGTCTCCGTCGTTGACCTCACCTGCCGTATCGAGAAGGGTGCCTCGTACGAGGAGATCAAGCAGGCCGTCAAGGATGCCTCCAACGGCGAGCTCAAGG GCATTCTTTCCTTCACCGAGGACGACATTGTCTCCTCCGACCTGAACGGTGACGACCACTCCTCCATCTTTGACGCCAAGGCCGGTATCGCCCTCAACCCCAACTTCATCAAGCTCGTCTCCTGGTACGACAACGAGTGGGGTTACTCCCGCCGTGTCGTTGACCTCATCTCCTACATCTCCAAGGTCGACGGCCAGTAG
- a CDS encoding PHO88 family protein (COG:P;~EggNog:ENOG410PHVJ;~InterPro:IPR012098;~PFAM:PF10032;~TransMembrane:2 (o29-51i96-114o);~go_component: GO:0005783 - endoplasmic reticulum [Evidence IEA];~go_process: GO:0045047 - protein targeting to ER [Evidence IEA]) translates to MVSPQVTNMAVILVMMQLAKKIPFENPEILMMVRGLYVLSNLIILSIYLFTQKKINTKKDMTTLKYVEPAPMGSGEEPRPVTTTNMDYDKSQLRQLIKSQLMGVGMMGVMHLYFKYTNPLLIQSIIPLKSALESNLVKIHVFGKPATGDLQRPFKAGNSFMNQGQVKSDKASVEQAEKNWRGGVKEE, encoded by the exons ATGGTGTCGCCTCAAGT AACCAACATGGCTGTCATCCTTGTGATGATGCAGCTGGCCAAGAAGATTCCGTTCGAGAACCCGGAGATTCTGATGATGGTCCGGGGGTTGTACGTCTTGTCCAACTTGATCATTTTGAGCATTTACCTCTTTACGCAAAAGAAGATCAATACGAAGAAGG ACATGACGACCCTCAAATACGTCGAACCCGCTCCGATGGGTAGCGGCGAGGAACCCCGTCCCGTGACGACGACCAACATGGACTACGACAAGTCGCAGCTGCGCCAGCTGATCAAGAGCCAGTTGATGGGCGTTGGCATGATGGGCGTGATGCACCTGTACTTCAAGTACACCAACCCGCTGCTGATCCAGTCGATCATCCCGCTCAAGAGCGCTCTCGAGTCGAACCTGGTCAAGATCCACGTTTTCGGCAAGCCGGCCACCGGTGACCTGCAGCGGCCGTTCAAGGCTGGCAACAGCTTCATGaaccagggccaggtcaagaGCGACAAGGCGTCTGTTGAGCAGGCGGAGAAGAACTGGCGTGGTGGTGTCAAGGAGGAGTAA